The Alkalibacter saccharofermentans DSM 14828 genome has a window encoding:
- the rpsP gene encoding 30S ribosomal protein S16: MAVKIRLKRIGANKKPFYRIVVADSRSPRDGKFIEEIGYFNPLTEPVEFKVEDEKAKKWLANGAQPSDTVKALFKKNGIIK; encoded by the coding sequence ATGGCTGTTAAAATTAGATTAAAGAGAATCGGTGCTAATAAAAAACCCTTTTATAGAATTGTAGTTGCAGATTCAAGATCTCCAAGAGACGGCAAGTTCATTGAGGAAATCGGATATTTCAATCCGCTGACTGAGCCTGTTGAATTTAAGGTGGAAGATGAAAAGGCAAAAAAATGGTTGGCAAACGGTGCACAACCGTCTGACACCGTTAAGGCATTGTTCAAAAAGAATGGAATTATCAAGTAA
- a CDS encoding KH domain-containing protein — protein MKELVEILAKSLVDHPEKVEVTETKRDHTIILELHVSPDDMGKVIGKQGRIAKAIRTVVKAAATKENKRVVLEIIQ, from the coding sequence TTGAAAGAATTGGTTGAAATTTTGGCAAAATCACTGGTGGATCATCCTGAAAAGGTTGAAGTCACTGAGACAAAGAGAGACCATACAATTATTCTAGAGTTGCATGTATCTCCAGATGACATGGGTAAAGTCATAGGCAAGCAGGGTAGGATAGCGAAAGCTATAAGAACTGTTGTCAAGGCAGCTGCAACGAAAGAGAATAAGAGGGTAGTTTTAGAAATTATCCAATAA
- the rimM gene encoding ribosome maturation factor RimM (Essential for efficient processing of 16S rRNA): MSEKDNLVIGKIVASHGIKGEVKVMPITDDMHRFDDLEEIIVNTDGVKKNLLITGIRYHKNMVLITFADIKDRNGADRLKDSLIEISREDAPPLPEGRYYIVDLVGIDVFEGDIKLGVLKDVLQTGAADIYIIDTPTKQLMLPATEENILDIDIEEGKMKVSIPEGLWDL, encoded by the coding sequence TTGAGTGAAAAAGATAATTTAGTAATAGGAAAAATCGTAGCTTCCCATGGCATAAAGGGAGAGGTTAAGGTGATGCCTATAACCGACGACATGCACAGATTCGACGACTTGGAAGAAATAATCGTCAATACTGATGGAGTCAAAAAAAATCTTTTGATTACAGGCATCAGATATCACAAGAACATGGTCCTGATCACATTCGCAGATATAAAAGATAGAAATGGCGCGGATAGGCTAAAGGACAGCTTAATTGAAATAAGCAGAGAAGATGCACCACCCCTTCCCGAAGGAAGGTACTACATCGTAGATTTGGTAGGCATAGATGTATTTGAAGGCGATATAAAACTGGGAGTACTCAAGGATGTTCTACAGACAGGAGCAGCAGACATTTATATAATAGATACACCTACAAAACAGCTAATGCTGCCGGCTACTGAAGAAAATATCTTGGATATTGATATTGAGGAAGGCAAAATGAAGGTATCAATCCCTGAAGGCCTTTGGGATCTATGA
- the trmD gene encoding tRNA (guanosine(37)-N1)-methyltransferase TrmD has translation MRFIILTIFPDFFTSFMESSIIKKALERNLIEVTILNIRDFSKNKHQKTDDYPFGGGPGMVMTPQPIADAIKHAKILSPESRVIYFTPKGRVYAQSDAMTFAHDKTDLILLCGHYEGVDQRILDKYVDQEISAGDFILTGGEIPAMLVVDSVSRLLEGVLGNEDSSADESFSKHLLEFPQYTRPRVFEGMEVPEVLTSGNHKEIDKWRLEMSESETEAKRPDLYKMYKKEEDK, from the coding sequence ATGAGATTTATAATCCTCACGATTTTTCCTGATTTTTTTACTTCCTTCATGGAAAGCAGCATAATTAAGAAAGCCTTGGAAAGAAATCTAATCGAAGTAACAATCCTAAATATCAGGGACTTTTCGAAGAACAAGCACCAAAAAACCGACGACTACCCTTTTGGGGGAGGACCGGGAATGGTAATGACTCCTCAGCCAATTGCAGATGCTATAAAGCATGCAAAGATATTAAGTCCCGAGAGTAGGGTGATATACTTTACCCCTAAGGGAAGAGTATATGCCCAATCAGATGCTATGACATTTGCCCATGATAAAACTGACTTGATACTGCTGTGTGGCCATTACGAAGGAGTGGATCAGCGTATTCTCGATAAATACGTGGATCAAGAGATTTCAGCAGGGGATTTCATCTTGACGGGAGGCGAGATCCCGGCAATGTTGGTAGTAGATTCTGTTTCAAGGCTTTTAGAAGGGGTATTGGGCAATGAGGACAGCTCGGCTGACGAGAGTTTTTCGAAGCATCTCCTGGAGTTTCCCCAATATACAAGACCAAGGGTCTTTGAGGGAATGGAGGTTCCAGAGGTTCTCACAAGTGGCAACCATAAGGAAATCGACAAATGGCGATTGGAGATGTCAGAAAGTGAGACAGAGGCCAAAAGGCCTGATTTATACAAAATGTACAAAAAAGAAGAGGATAAATGA
- the rplS gene encoding 50S ribosomal protein L19 — protein sequence MNIIREIENEQLKQEIPQFNVGDTLKVYVKVVEGKRERIQLFEGTVLKRQNGGVRETFTVRKISSGVGVERTFPLHSPRIDKIEVSRKGKVRRAKLFYLRERIGKAAKIKEKM from the coding sequence ATGAACATAATTAGAGAAATTGAAAATGAGCAACTGAAACAAGAAATTCCTCAGTTCAACGTAGGCGACACCCTTAAGGTGTATGTTAAAGTAGTTGAAGGCAAAAGAGAGAGAATCCAGCTTTTCGAAGGTACAGTTTTGAAAAGACAAAACGGCGGAGTCAGAGAGACTTTTACTGTTAGAAAAATTTCTTCAGGTGTAGGTGTAGAGAGAACTTTCCCTTTACATTCACCAAGAATCGATAAAATCGAGGTTTCAAGAAAAGGTAAGGTAAGAAGAGCTAAATTGTTCTACTTAAGAGAAAGAATTGGTAAGGCAGCTAAAATCAAGGAAAAAATGTAA
- the lepB gene encoding signal peptidase I, whose protein sequence is MSELNIHGKKNKSDLREWIESALAAIAIALVLKFFVFEFVLVEGSSMNPTLNDGDRLIVTKPQYYFNDPAYSDVIIMHYSGDVEFVKRIVAVGGDTVEIKDNVLYVNKVAIDEDYTDESTVPDFPETVVPDGTYFVLGDNRDNSRDSRFPDVGFIKRDDVVGKVFFRIYPFSEIGRIE, encoded by the coding sequence GTGAGTGAGCTGAATATCCACGGTAAAAAAAATAAAAGTGATTTGAGAGAATGGATTGAATCCGCGTTGGCGGCGATTGCCATAGCTCTAGTATTGAAATTTTTTGTTTTTGAGTTTGTTCTGGTTGAAGGCAGTTCCATGAACCCAACGCTTAATGATGGAGACAGGCTCATAGTTACAAAACCCCAGTATTACTTTAATGATCCCGCCTACAGCGATGTTATAATCATGCACTACTCTGGGGATGTGGAGTTTGTAAAAAGAATCGTGGCAGTAGGTGGCGACACGGTTGAAATCAAGGATAATGTACTTTACGTAAATAAAGTTGCAATAGATGAGGATTATACAGATGAATCGACCGTACCTGATTTCCCGGAAACAGTAGTTCCTGATGGGACTTATTTTGTTTTGGGAGACAACCGAGACAACAGCAGGGACAGCAGATTCCCTGATGTAGGATTTATAAAAAGGGATGACGTAGTAGGCAAGGTCTTCTTCAGGATTTATCCCTTCAGTGAAATAGGTAGGATAGAGTAG
- the ylqF gene encoding ribosome biogenesis GTPase YlqF, producing MDIQWYPGHMAKTKRLISENLKLIDIVIELVDARIPVSSRNPEVDGLVGGKKKIVVLNKTDLADPEINKLWEQHYKDAGQPYVFVDCIKGKGIKELIAKIKQVMKPVMDRDKKKGRMNRQIKCLILGIPNVGKSTLINTIGGKSTAKTGNIPGVTKSNQWIKVSSDILLLDTPGILWPKFDDEVIGLKLAWIGSIKETIYDREEAALKLIGYLREAYPEKLHDRYKIEFDENTTDLEIMDKIALKRKLLARGGEIDYARTSEMIMDEIKKTTFGKISFEWPMEQL from the coding sequence ATGGATATACAATGGTATCCGGGACACATGGCCAAGACAAAAAGGCTGATTAGCGAAAATTTAAAATTAATAGACATAGTAATTGAACTGGTGGATGCTAGAATACCTGTGAGCAGCAGAAACCCTGAGGTGGACGGACTTGTAGGCGGCAAGAAGAAAATAGTGGTATTAAATAAAACCGACCTTGCTGACCCTGAAATCAATAAGCTTTGGGAACAGCACTACAAGGATGCAGGCCAACCCTACGTATTCGTAGATTGCATTAAGGGCAAAGGCATAAAGGAGCTTATCGCAAAGATCAAGCAGGTTATGAAGCCTGTTATGGACAGGGATAAGAAGAAGGGCCGGATGAATCGTCAAATAAAGTGCCTGATCCTGGGCATACCAAATGTAGGAAAATCAACACTGATAAATACTATCGGTGGCAAGTCCACGGCCAAAACTGGAAATATCCCCGGGGTCACAAAATCAAATCAGTGGATCAAGGTAAGCAGTGATATTCTTTTGCTTGATACACCTGGAATTCTATGGCCTAAATTTGATGATGAAGTAATTGGTTTGAAGCTTGCATGGATTGGCTCCATCAAGGAAACCATCTACGACAGGGAAGAAGCGGCATTAAAATTGATTGGATACCTTAGGGAAGCATACCCTGAAAAACTCCACGATAGATACAAGATAGAATTTGACGAAAATACCACTGACTTGGAGATAATGGACAAGATCGCACTAAAAAGAAAGCTGTTGGCCAGGGGCGGAGAGATAGATTATGCAAGGACTTCAGAGATGATTATGGACGAAATAAAGAAGACTACCTTTGGGAAAATATCTTTCGAGTGGCCTATGGAGCAGTTATGA
- a CDS encoding ribonuclease HII gives MNFADMSVGDIKKTIAALSDADWIEAAAVLKNDHRKGVQSIGKSLERRLNDFNLEKNRIMEMKETEERYRRQGLNLIAGVDEVGRGPLAGPVVSCGIILTSDCDILHINDSKKISAEKRKALFEELKKNAVSVAVGVVSPETIDDVNILNATKKSMYLALEQLDPSPQAVLIDAVRLEDLDIIQESVIKGDEKCYSIAAASIVAKVVRDKIMEDYHEEYPQYNFLSNKGYGTKEHLEAIKRYGLSPIHRRSFCKNFI, from the coding sequence ATGAATTTCGCAGACATGTCGGTTGGAGACATCAAAAAAACTATTGCGGCTTTGAGCGATGCTGATTGGATCGAAGCGGCAGCGGTGTTGAAAAATGATCACCGGAAAGGCGTGCAATCAATCGGTAAAAGCCTTGAACGAAGACTTAATGACTTTAACCTGGAAAAAAATCGCATCATGGAAATGAAAGAAACCGAAGAGAGGTACCGCAGACAAGGCCTTAATCTTATTGCGGGAGTTGACGAGGTAGGAAGAGGTCCCTTGGCAGGGCCGGTGGTTAGCTGTGGCATTATTTTGACCTCCGATTGCGATATTTTGCATATAAACGATTCAAAAAAAATTTCAGCGGAAAAAAGAAAAGCATTATTTGAAGAACTTAAAAAAAATGCTGTATCCGTGGCGGTAGGGGTTGTAAGCCCTGAAACCATAGATGATGTAAACATTCTGAATGCAACAAAAAAAAGCATGTATCTTGCATTGGAACAATTAGATCCTAGTCCCCAGGCAGTCTTGATCGATGCTGTAAGGTTGGAAGACCTTGACATAATTCAGGAATCCGTTATAAAAGGGGATGAAAAATGCTACTCGATTGCCGCTGCAAGCATCGTAGCAAAAGTGGTCAGAGACAAGATTATGGAGGACTATCATGAAGAATATCCTCAGTACAATTTTCTAAGCAACAAAGGCTACGGCACCAAGGAACATTTAGAAGCAATCAAAAGGTATGGGCTTTCACCCATTCACAGAAGGTCATTTTGTAAGAATTTCATCTAA
- a CDS encoding YraN family protein: protein MSYNKEKGAMGENLAADYLRKQNYKILKTNYRSKAGEIDIIAKNNDDVVFVEVKTRSSTDYGNPGEALSKSKKRHIVKTAMHYLMEMDDFSNNYRFDVIEILPGEVNHIENAFGLNW, encoded by the coding sequence ATGAGCTACAATAAGGAAAAGGGCGCTATGGGAGAAAATTTGGCAGCAGATTATCTTAGAAAGCAAAATTACAAGATTTTAAAAACAAATTACCGCAGCAAGGCAGGAGAGATAGACATTATTGCTAAAAATAATGATGACGTAGTCTTCGTAGAAGTTAAGACCAGAAGTTCCACCGACTACGGCAACCCCGGTGAAGCGCTGTCAAAATCGAAGAAAAGGCACATCGTGAAGACCGCCATGCATTATCTGATGGAGATGGATGATTTCAGCAATAATTATCGATTTGATGTCATAGAGATACTTCCCGGTGAGGTCAACCACATAGAAAATGCTTTTGGATTAAATTGGTAG
- a CDS encoding YifB family Mg chelatase-like AAA ATPase — MISEIYSCSVLGIDGFMVQVEADISKGLPSYALVGLPDTAVKESKERVFSSIKNNGFKYPMKRITINLAPADIKKEGPWYDLPIAMGILTASEEISPEIDLNKTIFIGELSLKGEIRPVRGILPMILEAKAKGFSSAVIPWENAREASLVEGIKIHPAKNLMQTIEHVCGMREIETYSSNLAELLENNTDFSFDFSDVKGQNHVKRAMEVAAAGYHNIIMIGPPGSGKTMLARRFPSVLPPLSPEEALEATKIYSISGMLKGRSLITERPFRSPHHTISKISLIGGGQVPKPGEVSLAHLGVLFLDEMPEFQKSALEVLRQPMEDKFVNISRVNATLTYPASFLLVSSINPCPCGYYGDETHNCQCTPRQIKNYLNKISGPLLDRIDIHIEVKRTAYEDLENDAEEESSLSIKERVNRARDIQLDRYKNENIFFNSQLGASQIKKYCSMDKEAKSLVKDAFEAMNLSARAYHRIIKLARTIADLDGREGIDGRHIGEAIQYRSLDRKYWEVF; from the coding sequence ATGATATCAGAAATCTATAGTTGTTCAGTACTAGGAATAGACGGTTTTATGGTACAAGTGGAAGCAGATATTTCTAAAGGGCTTCCCTCATATGCACTGGTTGGTTTACCCGATACAGCCGTAAAGGAATCAAAGGAAAGAGTTTTTTCCTCAATAAAAAACAACGGGTTTAAATATCCCATGAAAAGGATAACGATAAACCTTGCTCCTGCGGATATAAAGAAGGAAGGTCCTTGGTATGATCTTCCCATAGCAATGGGCATACTCACAGCCAGCGAGGAAATTTCTCCTGAAATAGATCTTAATAAAACAATATTCATAGGCGAGCTCTCCCTTAAAGGAGAGATTAGACCCGTAAGAGGCATTTTGCCGATGATCCTGGAAGCAAAGGCCAAGGGCTTCTCTTCAGCAGTCATCCCCTGGGAAAATGCAAGGGAAGCCTCATTGGTGGAGGGGATAAAGATCCATCCTGCCAAAAATTTGATGCAGACGATAGAACACGTTTGCGGTATGAGGGAAATAGAAACTTATTCTTCAAACCTGGCAGAGCTTTTAGAGAATAATACAGATTTCAGCTTTGATTTTTCCGATGTCAAAGGTCAAAATCACGTAAAACGTGCCATGGAAGTCGCAGCTGCCGGTTACCACAACATAATAATGATAGGTCCTCCCGGGTCGGGAAAAACCATGCTTGCAAGAAGGTTCCCCTCTGTCCTTCCTCCCCTTTCACCTGAAGAAGCATTGGAAGCGACAAAAATCTACAGCATATCCGGGATGCTAAAGGGCAGATCTTTGATTACAGAGCGCCCTTTCAGAAGCCCACATCATACAATTTCAAAAATCAGTTTGATTGGAGGCGGTCAGGTGCCAAAACCAGGAGAGGTCTCCCTTGCTCATCTCGGCGTTTTGTTCCTTGATGAAATGCCTGAATTCCAAAAGTCTGCTCTAGAGGTTCTAAGACAGCCAATGGAAGACAAGTTCGTAAATATCTCAAGAGTGAATGCGACGCTTACATATCCCGCTTCCTTTCTTCTTGTCAGCTCCATAAACCCTTGTCCCTGCGGCTACTACGGAGACGAGACCCACAACTGTCAGTGCACCCCAAGGCAAATCAAAAACTACTTGAACAAGATCAGCGGACCCTTGCTGGATAGGATCGATATACACATAGAAGTAAAAAGGACTGCATACGAGGATTTGGAAAACGATGCTGAAGAAGAATCTTCCTTGTCCATAAAAGAAAGGGTAAACAGAGCACGTGATATCCAATTGGATAGATATAAAAACGAAAATATTTTTTTCAACTCCCAGCTGGGCGCTTCTCAAATAAAAAAATACTGTTCAATGGACAAGGAAGCAAAATCCCTTGTGAAGGATGCCTTTGAGGCCATGAATTTAAGCGCTAGGGCATACCACCGGATTATCAAGCTCGCCCGTACAATAGCAGATTTGGACGGCAGGGAAGGCATCGACGGAAGGCATATAGGAGAAGCCATTCAGTACAGAAGCCTAGACAGGAAATACTGGGAGGTTTTTTAA
- the dprA gene encoding DNA-processing protein DprA, whose protein sequence is MNDKIYALWLNLIKDVPMSTLYDLVDFFGSPEDVYYASEADLAENGLMDESTLRKFLSHKEIDMDSYIKSLEESNIETVTVLDDNYPANLSEVLHPPFALHYKGICGKDSFKNSLAIVGSRKATVNGLRNTFEMASEISSCGISIISGLANGIDTKAHEGALKGGGITAAVLGCGVDRCYPPENRSLYHEILDSGGGIFSEYRLGAPPLPLHFPRRNRIISGMALGVLVAEAAPKSGSLITAKFAMEQGREVYAFPGDINNRNSKGTNSMIKDGAKLVLQTMDIIEDIFPMMEFKSAENRNREKNLSQDEKILFDLIEKGYNTPDMLISKSGLTPAETGYFLTKMEIKRMISKDRSIYHIL, encoded by the coding sequence ATGAATGATAAAATTTATGCCTTATGGTTGAATCTTATCAAAGACGTTCCCATGTCAACATTATATGATCTGGTGGATTTTTTCGGGAGCCCTGAAGATGTATATTATGCCAGTGAGGCAGATCTGGCAGAGAATGGGTTGATGGATGAAAGCACTTTAAGAAAATTTTTAAGTCATAAAGAAATAGACATGGATTCATATATCAAAAGCCTTGAAGAAAGCAATATCGAAACAGTGACTGTTTTAGATGATAATTATCCCGCCAATCTATCGGAGGTCCTACATCCCCCATTTGCTCTCCACTACAAGGGGATATGCGGAAAAGACTCTTTCAAGAACTCGTTGGCTATTGTAGGTTCAAGAAAAGCTACAGTCAACGGCCTTAGGAACACATTTGAAATGGCAAGTGAAATTTCTTCATGTGGAATATCGATTATTAGCGGTCTAGCGAACGGAATAGACACAAAGGCTCACGAAGGCGCCTTGAAAGGAGGGGGAATTACCGCGGCCGTTTTGGGTTGCGGGGTGGATCGATGCTACCCACCGGAGAACAGATCTTTATATCACGAAATACTGGATAGCGGGGGAGGAATCTTTAGTGAGTACAGGCTGGGAGCGCCACCCCTGCCGTTACATTTTCCAAGAAGAAACAGGATAATCAGCGGGATGGCTCTTGGAGTACTGGTGGCAGAAGCGGCGCCTAAAAGCGGATCTCTTATTACTGCAAAATTTGCTATGGAGCAGGGCAGGGAGGTCTATGCCTTTCCTGGTGATATCAACAATAGAAACAGCAAGGGAACCAACTCCATGATAAAAGACGGCGCTAAATTGGTATTGCAGACTATGGACATAATTGAAGATATATTTCCCATGATGGAATTCAAGAGTGCCGAAAACCGTAATAGAGAGAAAAATTTATCTCAGGATGAAAAAATTCTTTTTGATCTGATAGAAAAGGGGTATAATACGCCTGACATGTTAATTTCAAAATCAGGCTTGACT